The following proteins are co-located in the Perca fluviatilis chromosome 22, GENO_Pfluv_1.0, whole genome shotgun sequence genome:
- the psme1 gene encoding proteasome activator complex subunit 1 has translation MASLGIHLESKKQVDDFCQKLTKEAEELVSKYFPQKIEELQMLLKTSFSCEDLASLKAPLDIPIPDPVKEEAKRKKKEEKEAKEGKEGKKDKDSDKEDEDSGPPCGPICSNERVESLLQEVKPQIQTLKEKLNTVSMWVQLQIPRIEDGNNFGVAVQEKVFELLTNTRTKIEGFQTQISKYYSERGDAVAKASKQSHVGDYRQLVHELDQYQYYELRLVVLDICNTYAVLFDIINKNYDKIKKPRGDGKALIY, from the exons ATGGCTTCTCTGGGTATTCATCTCGAGTCGAAGAAACAG GTGGATGACTTCTGCCAAAAACTCACCAAGGAG GCCGAAGAGCTGGTTTCCAAATATTTCCCTCAGAAGATTGAAGAGCTGCAGATGCTGTTGAAG ACATCTTTCAGCTGTGAAGACCTGGCATCCCTGAAGGCTCCGCTGGACATCCCAATACCAGACCCAGTTAAAGAGGAGGCCAAACgcaagaagaaggaggag AAGGAGGCAAAGGAGGGGAAGGAGGGGAAGAAAGACAAGGACAGCGATAAAGAGGATGAAGATTCAG GGCCTCCTTGTGGTCCCATCTGCAGCAATGAGCGAGTGGAGAGTCTCCTGCAGGAGGTCAAGCCTCAGATCCAGACACTGAAGGAGAAGCTCAACACA GTGTCAATGTGGGTGCAACTCCAAATCCCTAGAATTGAGGATGGTAACAACTTTGGAGTGGCTGTCCAG GAGAAAGTGTTTGAGCTGCTGACCAACACACGCACCAAGATCGAGGGGTTCCAAACTCAGATTTCAAA GTATTACAGTGAGAGAGGTGATGCTGTGGCCAAAGCTTCCAAACAATCCCACGTG GGAGACTACAGACAGCTGGTTCACGAGCTGGACCAGTATCAGTACTATGAGCTCCGCCTCGTGGTCCTGGACATCTGCAACACATAT GCTGTGCTGTTTGACATCATTAACAAGAACTATGACAAGATTAAGAAGCCCAGAGGAGACGGCAAGGCTCTCATCTACTGA